One window from the genome of Hydra vulgaris chromosome 02, alternate assembly HydraT2T_AEP encodes:
- the LOC136077092 gene encoding uncharacterized protein LOC136077092 produces MLCISLQVELSQLQQKYQFIQLQLLYQLQLQRSLYDCLCIDYKLPSIRTLTRLTSKISSMEDLSFINSIFMNLNPLKRISILLIDEVYVKASLLYQRGALFGQAVNYPEKLAKTILSFMIKCLYGGPEFICRARPVANLSSEFQFAQCQQIVYTINNIENSKTLVIITDGNRVNQRFFGMFKTVDSKPWLTTSGIYLLYDYVHLLKSIRNNWLKKKTGELQFLNNKELALAKWSDLETIYKTECNSLFKLSKLTAKSVYPKPIERQSVKFCLSVFCKETVAALRTHPEIENKAFEGTAVFIEKIIFFRMLLMSKHLVLAFSLEMNYAKKSTQLVINSYNCYEILLNCQIL; encoded by the coding sequence ATGCTGTGTATCTCTTTGCAAGTCGAACTATCTcaactacaacaaaaatatcaatttatacaACTACAACTACTATATCAATTACAACTACAACGAAGTTTATATGATTGTTTGTGTATTGACTACAAGTTGCCAAGTATAAGGACTTTAACACGATTGACTTCAAAAATAAGCTCAATGGAGGACCTAAGTTtcataaatagtatttttatgaatttaaatccattaaaaagaatttccaTACTACTAATTGATGAGGTCTATGTCAAAGCTTCATTACTTTACCAAAGAGGTGCTTTGTTTGGTCAAGCAGTAAACTACCCTGAAAAGTtagctaaaacaattttatcatttatgatTAAATGTCTTTATGGAGGTCCAGAATTTATATGTAGAGCTCGACCTGTTGCAAATCTTTCCTCTGAATTTCAGTTTGCTCAATGTCAACAAATTGtctatacaataaataatattgaaaatagtaaGACACTGGTAATAATTACTGATGGTAACCGTGTAAATCAAAGATTTTTTGGAATGTTTAAAACAGTTGATAGTAAACCATGGTTAACAACATcaggtatatatttattgtatgaTTATGTGCATCTACTAAAATCTATACGAAACAATTGGTTGAAAAAAAAGACTGGGGAACTTcaatttttgaacaataaagAACTGGCTTTGGCTAAGTGGAGTGATTtagaaactatatataaaactgaGTGCAATAGTCTTTTTAAACTCTCTAAACTTACAGCTAAATCAGTTTATCCAAAACCAATAGAGAGACAATCTGTAAagttttgtttgtctgttttttgCAAAGAAACAGTAGCTGCATTAAGAACGCATCCAGAGATTGAAAACAAAGCATTTGAAGGTACTGctgtatttattgaaaaaataattttttttcgaatGTTGTTAATGTCAAAGCACCTGGTGCTGGCATTCAGTTTAGAAATGAATTATGCGAAGAAATCCACTCAGTTGGTGATCAACAGTTACAACTGCTACGAGATATTGCTGAACTGTCAAATTTTATGA